The following are encoded together in the Nitrospira sp. genome:
- a CDS encoding FIST C-terminal domain-containing protein translates to MELHTLGHDHRKGWSVKSRPRIDSRQTLVVVFGSTSLLDASGPINELLEEYSESVVVGCSTAGEILGTQIFDESLSAAIAKFEHTNLRVASAPVQSVDNSFQAGQEIAQQLNDSTLRGILVLSDGLSVNGSELVRGLNSTVLPSVIVTGGLAGDGNRFQRTWVLQDRRPQPGFVTAVGFYGNHVRIGHGSKGGWDLFGPERRVTKSKGNILLELDGRPALQLYKEYLGERAAGLPATGLLFPLALRANQSDSKSLVRTILAVNEEDQSLTFAGDIQEGALAQLMKANFDRLVQGASEAATTTKLSADDDSCTLAIAISCVGRRLVLGERTEEETEATLEVLPKRTQQIGFYSYGEISPYATGACDLHNQTMTLTTLSEAA, encoded by the coding sequence ATGGAGCTTCACACACTTGGCCATGATCATAGGAAGGGGTGGTCGGTAAAGAGCCGGCCACGGATCGACTCACGCCAGACGTTAGTCGTTGTGTTTGGGTCTACCAGCTTGCTCGATGCTTCAGGGCCGATCAACGAGTTGCTGGAGGAGTACAGCGAGTCCGTGGTTGTCGGCTGTTCCACGGCTGGAGAAATTTTGGGGACCCAGATCTTTGACGAAAGTCTCAGCGCGGCGATCGCCAAATTTGAGCATACGAATCTCCGGGTAGCCAGTGCTCCGGTACAGTCGGTGGACAATTCCTTCCAGGCCGGGCAGGAGATTGCCCAACAGCTGAATGATTCAACCTTACGTGGCATCCTCGTGCTGTCAGACGGCCTCAGTGTGAACGGGAGTGAGTTGGTGCGAGGCTTGAATTCGACCGTGCTCCCTTCTGTTATCGTCACGGGTGGTTTGGCCGGTGATGGCAATCGATTTCAGCGGACGTGGGTCTTGCAGGATCGACGTCCTCAACCGGGGTTTGTGACGGCGGTGGGGTTCTATGGGAACCATGTGCGGATCGGCCACGGATCCAAAGGGGGATGGGATCTATTCGGACCTGAACGACGCGTCACGAAGTCCAAGGGAAACATCCTCTTGGAGCTTGATGGTCGTCCTGCCCTTCAATTGTACAAAGAGTATCTCGGTGAGCGAGCTGCCGGCTTACCCGCTACCGGCCTCTTGTTCCCTCTTGCGTTGCGAGCCAACCAATCAGATTCCAAGAGCCTTGTCAGGACGATTCTCGCTGTGAATGAGGAAGACCAATCCCTCACTTTCGCAGGTGATATCCAGGAAGGCGCGTTGGCGCAGCTGATGAAGGCCAACTTCGATCGATTGGTACAGGGTGCGTCAGAAGCGGCCACGACGACCAAGCTCTCGGCCGATGACGATTCCTGTACCCTTGCCATTGCGATCAGCTGCGTCGGACGTCGACTCGTCCTCGGGGAGCGGACGGAAGAAGAGACGGAAGCCACGCTGGAGGTGCTCCCGAAGCGAACCCAACAAATTGGATTCTACTCGTACGGGGAAATTTCACCCTATGCCACCGGCGCCTGTGACCTCCACAACCAGACGATGACGCTCACGACACTGAGTGAGGCGGCGTGA
- a CDS encoding response regulator: MPMPVSDTTSVLLIEPKATLAPQFRDLLAKLFSLNPDVEIAYSLQEAIKVLGNREISLLLVDVELPDGTCGDAVRLLRAAAPQSAVIAFAPSGNEAFLLEAVQAGSHALLHRVLPSTQELTLAVRSAFIRARAPMISTGVLHASSPTAISPATVSKLAHDLNNALMSINGFTDLLLARLPAEEAPRRCAEQIKDSCNRASLLTKTLARLSTDALP, translated from the coding sequence ATGCCAATGCCCGTATCGGACACGACCTCCGTCCTACTGATCGAACCGAAGGCAACTCTCGCTCCGCAATTCAGAGACCTGCTTGCAAAATTGTTTTCTCTCAATCCTGATGTGGAGATCGCCTATTCGCTTCAGGAAGCAATAAAGGTCCTGGGGAACCGTGAGATATCATTGCTGCTCGTGGACGTCGAGTTGCCTGACGGCACCTGCGGGGATGCGGTTCGTCTGCTACGGGCAGCTGCCCCACAGAGCGCTGTGATCGCATTCGCTCCATCAGGAAACGAGGCGTTTCTGTTGGAGGCGGTTCAGGCCGGCTCGCACGCACTGCTTCACCGTGTTCTGCCGTCAACACAGGAACTGACCCTGGCAGTCCGATCTGCCTTCATCAGAGCCAGGGCACCAATGATATCCACCGGAGTCTTGCACGCCTCTTCCCCTACCGCAATCTCGCCTGCCACAGTATCCAAGCTGGCGCACGACCTGAATAACGCGCTGATGTCTATCAATGGATTTACAGACCTCCTACTTGCCCGTTTACCGGCTGAAGAAGCACCCCGGCGTTGCGCAGAACAGATCAAGGATTCCTGTAACCGCGCCTCGTTGTTAACGAAGACTCTGGCCCGTTTGTCGACTGACGCTCTGCCCTAG
- a CDS encoding TIGR00645 family protein yields MSDSQLPQTHASILSPKKHHSASNQVEALFEHVVFASRWIQAPLYAGLIVAELLYAYKFLIELWEMVVHINKMEETVFMLGVLGLIDVTMVANLLTMVVIGGYATFVSKLDLEHHPDRPDWLTHVDPGTIKIKLAASLIGISSIHLLKGFVDVANEDPEHLKWKIFIHMTFLASAILLAWTDKIMQKDKKH; encoded by the coding sequence ATGTCTGATTCTCAACTACCACAAACTCACGCGAGCATACTATCCCCGAAGAAGCATCACTCAGCCAGCAATCAAGTCGAGGCGTTGTTCGAGCATGTCGTCTTCGCCAGCCGTTGGATTCAAGCCCCACTCTATGCCGGCCTGATCGTGGCAGAGCTCCTTTATGCCTACAAGTTTCTCATTGAACTCTGGGAGATGGTCGTCCACATCAACAAGATGGAAGAAACCGTGTTTATGCTCGGGGTCCTGGGGTTGATCGATGTGACCATGGTCGCCAATCTCTTGACCATGGTCGTCATAGGGGGGTACGCCACGTTCGTCAGCAAGCTTGATTTGGAACACCATCCAGATCGACCGGACTGGCTCACCCACGTCGATCCCGGCACGATCAAAATCAAACTGGCGGCTTCTTTGATCGGGATCTCCAGCATTCACTTGCTCAAGGGATTTGTGGACGTAGCCAACGAGGATCCTGAGCATCTGAAATGGAAGATCTTCATCCATATGACATTCTTAGCCTCCGCCATCCTGCTGGCGTGGACCGATAAGATTATGCAAAAGGACAAGAAGCACTGA
- a CDS encoding response regulator: MTHETRPKVLIVDDDSIARLLACEALEQSGCDVKDAENGRLGVEAFSQYRPDLVLLDIMMPEMDGFAVCAALRRLPEGQHTPILIMTGLEDYQSITQAYDVGATDFIVKPINGLLLGHRARYMLRAGQAMQDLRNSQIELVHARDAALEGARLKSEFLATISHEIRTPMNGIIGMDELLLDMDLTPEQRDCAETIKLSAKALLDIVDDILDFSKLESGRVALSREEFEVKGVVADHLTAFQERAKEKRIRLRYDIGSAVPSKVLGDPVRLGRLLSVLLSNAVKFTEHGEVCVRVEPCPQPTVRAGDSRLRFSVSDTGIGIEEADADRLFQPFVQVDGSNRRKYGGMGLGLALAKQLAELMGGTMEFESKIGKGSTFWFDLSLAQAGDGGVSPDTRCALVYVKEVVSQAVLLRTLERLKFRTHTILEAKQLHTLGPDLSPNLLIAEIDVLRQETDRASVQQLKARYPHLKILGLTHDAVGEGASRLPFEISGYLEKPLTVEAIKAVVETRGWDTSAR; this comes from the coding sequence ATGACACATGAAACTCGGCCAAAGGTTTTGATCGTGGACGACGATTCCATTGCTCGGTTGTTAGCCTGCGAGGCGCTTGAACAGTCCGGCTGTGATGTCAAAGATGCAGAGAATGGACGCCTTGGTGTCGAGGCCTTCAGCCAATACCGGCCAGACCTGGTCCTGCTGGATATCATGATGCCGGAGATGGACGGCTTTGCAGTGTGTGCGGCATTGCGACGATTACCGGAAGGGCAGCATACGCCGATCCTGATCATGACGGGACTGGAGGATTATCAGTCGATCACCCAAGCTTACGATGTGGGAGCCACCGATTTCATCGTCAAGCCGATCAACGGCCTTCTGTTGGGGCATCGGGCCCGCTATATGCTGCGAGCGGGTCAGGCCATGCAGGACTTACGTAACAGTCAGATCGAGTTAGTTCACGCTCGAGATGCAGCCCTTGAGGGAGCGCGGCTCAAATCGGAGTTTCTTGCCACGATCAGCCATGAGATTCGCACTCCGATGAACGGCATCATCGGGATGGATGAATTGCTGTTGGATATGGATCTGACACCGGAACAACGTGACTGTGCAGAGACGATCAAACTGTCCGCCAAAGCCCTATTGGACATTGTCGACGACATTCTAGATTTTTCCAAGCTGGAATCAGGGCGGGTCGCCCTCAGTCGGGAGGAATTCGAGGTCAAGGGGGTTGTGGCCGACCATCTTACGGCATTCCAGGAACGGGCCAAGGAGAAACGCATTCGCCTCCGATACGATATTGGATCGGCGGTTCCGTCGAAAGTGTTGGGGGATCCGGTCCGTCTCGGTCGCCTTCTCTCAGTCCTGCTCAGCAATGCCGTGAAGTTCACGGAACATGGAGAGGTCTGTGTGCGGGTTGAACCCTGTCCGCAGCCGACGGTTAGAGCGGGGGACAGCCGTCTCAGATTTAGCGTGAGTGATACAGGGATCGGGATTGAGGAGGCCGATGCCGATCGATTATTCCAGCCCTTCGTGCAAGTAGATGGGTCCAATCGGCGGAAGTATGGCGGGATGGGGTTGGGCTTGGCGCTTGCTAAACAGCTTGCCGAGCTGATGGGTGGGACGATGGAGTTTGAGAGTAAGATCGGGAAGGGAAGTACATTTTGGTTCGATCTGTCTCTCGCTCAAGCGGGCGACGGCGGGGTGTCGCCTGATACTCGTTGTGCGCTGGTGTATGTGAAGGAGGTGGTGAGCCAGGCTGTCCTGCTCAGAACATTGGAACGGCTCAAGTTTCGCACCCATACCATCCTGGAGGCCAAGCAACTCCACACTCTTGGGCCTGACCTTTCCCCAAACCTGTTGATTGCAGAGATCGATGTGTTGCGACAGGAAACGGACCGTGCCTCCGTGCAACAGCTTAAAGCGCGCTACCCGCATCTGAAAATTCTTGGGCTTACACACGATGCGGTAGGCGAAGGTGCGTCACGTCTGCCGTTTGAGATCAGTGGGTACCTCGAGAAACCGCTGACCGTGGAAGCCATCAAGGCTGTTGTCGAAACGAGGGGATGGGATACGTCAGCTCGGTGA
- a CDS encoding response regulator, with translation MHPLLARQLKRVGLDQDHPPPTPEVWGEILERISQSYVEADQGHALLERSLALSSEEMRNLYAQLKQTSETQLAQERNKLQAVLQAMGDGLCVVDAAWKIQMVNHQAEVLFGKTASILVESPVYRMISPGPEEYREDCLITDSTLPPLASGEPYRTEDGLLVTGDGQLVAIALVVTPMLLDGVVMGAVLVFRDITRQKQIERERQQTEGVLRRIQSGLSELAKSPQIYGGNLQDAFRTITRVAAECLHSERVSIWFFTGDRSAIQCADLYQLTTRAHTQGAVLSAIEYPKYFQELDTERIVAAHEAQRDSRTAEFTTNYLTPLGITSMLDVPIRSEGKMVGVICHEHIGPMRCWTLEEQHFAASVANTVALAMEAADRRRVEQALRTSEGRLTTTVQSTNIGIWDWDLTSNEVYLSPEWKRQLGYDEDELDNTFQEWERRIHPHDHDRAMGTIESYLSGRTSGLEIEHRLQHKDGSYRWILARGTMIKNEADLSSRIMGIHLDVTDRKVGEEQLRLAKDAAEAASLAKSQFLANMSHEIRTPMNGVLGMAELLLRCTLDDKERHLVESIQRSGTALLSIINDILDFSKIEAGKLQLERIPFDVRRTIQEAIDLSGPIAQRKQLKLSLHMDPDIPTYLLGDPTRLGQVLVNLVGNAVKFTDRGSVEVSVTSENLSDQQHGLSVTVRDTGIGLTSAVQTHIFDAFSQADGSTTRKYGGTGLGLAIVKQLVTLMGGGIELESRVGEGSTFRFTALFTRCELAQHPVTVSEVSTTVRSVPTDLHAQPQKELHILLVEDNPVNREVASGMLETFACRIDIAENGREALAATETKKYDLVFMDCQMPEMDGLTATRLIREREAKEAPAARVPRVPIVALTAHAMQGDRELCLAAGMDDYLTKPFTLTQLEDVLVRWISDNNTKQTPRVASGTPDALVTGGQGPTAAGGGGQRSDPMADTAILDQSALAAIRVLQRPGHSDIFTRIVSQYVETSREMVARVRQGVLSKDAAELRAAAHRLKSSSAQLGAVALAADCRELELMGASGELNRAGEVLSRFELHYASACAALQEELEKGRPAA, from the coding sequence ATGCATCCTCTGCTGGCAAGACAGCTGAAGCGGGTAGGTCTCGATCAGGATCACCCACCACCGACACCGGAGGTCTGGGGTGAAATCCTGGAACGAATCAGCCAAAGCTATGTGGAAGCGGATCAGGGGCACGCGCTGTTGGAACGATCGCTTGCCCTTTCATCGGAGGAGATGCGAAACCTCTATGCGCAGCTTAAGCAGACCAGCGAGACCCAACTGGCTCAGGAGCGAAACAAGCTCCAGGCGGTCCTGCAGGCCATGGGAGACGGCCTCTGCGTCGTGGATGCGGCGTGGAAGATCCAGATGGTCAATCATCAAGCAGAAGTCCTATTCGGAAAGACTGCGTCGATACTTGTCGAGAGCCCTGTGTACCGAATGATTTCACCGGGTCCGGAGGAGTACCGAGAAGACTGTCTGATTACCGACAGCACCTTACCGCCTCTGGCCTCGGGTGAACCCTACCGGACAGAGGATGGTCTCTTGGTGACGGGAGACGGGCAGCTTGTCGCGATTGCGCTGGTCGTGACCCCGATGCTCTTGGATGGGGTTGTCATGGGGGCCGTCCTCGTATTCCGGGATATCACTCGTCAGAAACAGATTGAACGAGAGCGCCAACAGACCGAAGGGGTTCTTCGGCGAATTCAATCGGGATTATCCGAGTTGGCCAAGAGCCCGCAAATTTACGGCGGGAACTTACAAGACGCGTTTCGAACGATTACGCGGGTGGCGGCCGAATGTCTTCATTCGGAACGAGTCAGTATCTGGTTTTTTACCGGGGATCGATCGGCGATCCAATGTGCCGATCTGTATCAGCTCACCACGCGTGCGCATACTCAGGGTGCGGTGTTGAGTGCCATCGAGTATCCGAAATACTTTCAGGAACTTGACACCGAACGAATCGTGGCGGCTCATGAGGCCCAACGAGATTCGAGGACCGCTGAATTCACCACGAACTACCTGACTCCTCTCGGGATCACGTCTATGCTTGATGTTCCGATCCGGTCCGAGGGCAAGATGGTCGGAGTGATTTGCCATGAGCATATCGGCCCCATGCGATGCTGGACGTTAGAAGAACAACATTTCGCGGCCTCCGTCGCGAATACGGTGGCCTTAGCCATGGAAGCTGCGGATCGACGAAGGGTGGAACAAGCGCTGCGGACCAGTGAAGGGCGTCTCACGACGACCGTGCAGAGCACCAACATCGGAATCTGGGACTGGGATCTCACTTCGAACGAGGTCTATCTCTCACCGGAATGGAAGCGCCAACTGGGGTATGACGAGGATGAACTCGACAATACGTTTCAAGAGTGGGAGCGACGGATTCATCCCCATGATCATGATCGAGCAATGGGTACGATCGAGAGTTATCTGAGTGGACGCACGTCTGGGCTGGAGATCGAGCATCGCCTTCAGCACAAGGACGGCTCCTACCGGTGGATTCTTGCTCGCGGCACCATGATCAAGAACGAGGCGGATTTATCATCTCGTATCATGGGAATCCATCTCGATGTGACGGATCGTAAGGTCGGGGAGGAACAGCTCCGTCTGGCAAAAGACGCCGCCGAAGCCGCCAGCTTAGCCAAGAGCCAATTCCTGGCAAATATGAGCCATGAGATCCGTACCCCCATGAACGGAGTGCTGGGTATGGCGGAACTCCTCCTCCGATGCACGCTTGACGACAAGGAACGGCACCTGGTCGAGTCGATCCAACGTTCCGGCACGGCGCTGCTCTCCATTATCAACGACATCTTAGACTTCTCGAAAATTGAGGCCGGGAAGCTGCAGTTGGAGAGGATTCCGTTCGATGTACGGAGAACGATTCAGGAGGCTATCGACCTGTCAGGGCCTATTGCCCAGAGGAAGCAACTGAAGCTCTCCTTGCATATGGATCCTGATATTCCTACCTATTTACTTGGGGATCCGACTCGCTTGGGGCAGGTGCTTGTCAATCTGGTCGGGAATGCGGTCAAATTTACCGACCGAGGATCCGTCGAAGTATCGGTGACGAGCGAGAACCTGAGCGACCAGCAGCATGGATTGTCAGTCACCGTACGGGATACAGGGATCGGTCTCACTTCAGCCGTGCAAACCCACATCTTTGACGCGTTTTCCCAAGCCGATGGGTCGACGACACGGAAGTACGGAGGAACCGGCTTAGGGCTGGCCATTGTCAAACAACTCGTGACGCTGATGGGGGGGGGCATCGAACTGGAGAGCCGTGTAGGTGAAGGTTCGACATTCCGGTTCACTGCGCTCTTTACACGATGCGAACTTGCCCAGCACCCTGTCACGGTTTCGGAAGTCTCGACCACCGTCCGATCGGTACCGACCGATCTGCACGCGCAGCCTCAGAAGGAGCTGCACATTCTGTTGGTGGAGGACAATCCCGTCAATCGCGAAGTCGCCTCCGGCATGCTCGAGACGTTCGCATGCCGGATCGATATTGCTGAAAACGGAAGAGAAGCGCTGGCCGCGACGGAGACGAAGAAATACGATCTTGTTTTTATGGATTGCCAGATGCCTGAAATGGATGGCCTCACGGCAACTCGGTTGATCCGGGAACGTGAAGCCAAAGAGGCGCCCGCGGCTCGTGTCCCCCGGGTGCCGATTGTGGCGTTGACGGCGCATGCGATGCAGGGAGATCGAGAACTCTGTCTCGCCGCCGGTATGGATGATTATCTTACAAAACCATTCACGTTGACTCAGCTTGAAGATGTGTTGGTTCGATGGATTTCTGACAACAATACGAAGCAGACTCCTCGCGTGGCATCTGGGACGCCAGACGCTCTCGTCACCGGTGGCCAGGGGCCGACCGCTGCTGGGGGAGGAGGGCAGCGGTCTGATCCCATGGCTGACACTGCAATCCTTGATCAATCGGCCCTGGCCGCCATCCGCGTTCTGCAGCGCCCGGGTCACTCTGACATCTTCACCCGCATCGTCTCTCAGTATGTCGAGACATCACGAGAGATGGTCGCCCGGGTCCGTCAAGGAGTTCTCTCGAAGGATGCGGCTGAATTGCGTGCCGCTGCGCATCGGTTGAAATCAAGCAGCGCACAGTTGGGAGCCGTGGCCTTGGCTGCCGACTGCCGCGAGCTGGAACTGATGGGAGCTAGTGGAGAGCTCAACCGAGCGGGAGAAGTTTTGAGTCGGTTTGAACTGCACTACGCGTCTGCGTGCGCGGCACTTCAAGAGGAACTGGAGAAAGGAAGACCGGCCGCATGA